AATAAAGATTATGATTGAGAATTCTGAACCCAAGACATTATCCTTTGATAATACAGAGATTGCTTTTAAAAGTAAAAGCGATAAGGATTTGGAAAGAGCGTATTGGTTATTCAAAATAATAGCGAATAACTTCTTGACAAAAGTAGGTCCATCCATGACCAACTTTGCACTGAACATCGGATTACCTATCCAGGGTATCATCCGTAAAACAATCTTCAAGCATTTTTGTGGCGGAGAGACCATCGAAGGTTGCGAAAATGCGATTAACGAATTGGGAGAGAATGGTGTAGGAACAATATTGGATTATTCCGTTGAAGGAGAAGAAACTGAAAGTGCATTTGACGCTTGCTGCAACGAGGTATTGCGCACCGTAGTCGCGGCCAGTAAAAACAAATACATTCCATTTTCAGTATTTAAACCAACTGGATTAGGCCGATTTGAACTGTTTGAAAAAGTCAATGCAAAGGAAGCCTTGACAGAAAGTGAACAGGCAGAATACCAACGTATGTTGGATCGTACCGATCGCATCTGTAAAGCTTGTCATGCAGCTGGTGTAAAAGTTTTAGTAGATGCTGAACATTCATGGATCCAAGATGCAATTGACGATATCGCTCGTGAAATGATGGAAAAATACAATATGGAAAAACCAATTGTATATAATACTTATCAATTGTACCGTAGTGATAAGTTGGCATCTTTGAAAGCTGACTTTGAATACGCCAAAGTTAGAGGATTTCACATGGGTGCTAAGATCGTTCGTGGTGCCTATATGGAGATCGAACGTGCTCGCGCTGCGCAAAAAGGTTATTCCGATCCCATCCAGCCAAATAAAGAAGCTTCCGATAGAGATTATAATGAAGCTATTGAATTTATCTTGGACCATCTGGACAACTTTGGACTAATGGCGGGTACACACAATGAGGACAGTAGCATGCTACTTGCAAAGGAAATTGACAGACGCGGTATCGACAGATCAATCGACCGTATTTACTTTGCACAATTATTGGGTATGTCTGATAACCTGAGCTTCAATTTAGCTGCACACGGCTACAATGTTGCCAAATACATGCCTTACGGACCGGTGAAAGCAGTGATGCCATACCTTTTCCGTAGAGCACAGGAAAATACTTCAGTCGCAGGAGCGACAGGTCGGGAGCTCGGGCTTTTGATCAAAGAAAAACAAAGAAGAAAAGCTAGTCGATAACGACTAGCTTTTTTTATAATTGGCGCGCATCAAGTCCATCTACTCAAGGAACTATGCTCAAATGGTCTCCAAGAAACACCCTACTTTTGAAAAGCACAAAAGCACTTCACCTATCGCTCCCCTTCGCACTTTTGAAACAAGCTAATTACAAAATCATTCCATATTCTTGAAACAATTATTTATGTTTGCAAACTTTTCCCTTAAAACAAAGTTCATACTGGAAGGGTGCTCCCGCGGAGCTTAAAAGAATACGATTTGAAATGGAAGAAAAACTTAGATTATTTGATCTTGCACGTCAACAGATGGGCAAATACCCCAATCTTGATATGTTTGCGCACAAAGTGGACGGCAAGTGGAATTATATCAAAACAGCAGATTTTCTTGAACAAGTAGACAATCTCTCCAAAGGGCTGATTGAACTTGGCGTGAAACCCAGCGAGAAAGTTGGTCTCATTGCCGGCAGCAGTATAGAATGGCATTTGATTGACTTTGCAATCCAGCAAATTGGTGCAGTAGTGGTGGCCATATATCCCAATATTACAGATACAGACTATCAATATATCTTTAATGATGCCGAAATAAGAGTGTGTATCGTCAGCAACAAAAGCCTATATGACCGTCTGATGAATCTAACCGACTCAATCTATACACTGAATTATATTTTTTGTATCGCAGATCAGGAAGACACACGTAGCTGGAAAGAACTTAATGATATAGGTTCCGATAGCTCCCTGGAAAAACTAGCAGCGCTACGTGACCAGGTTAAACCTGAAAATCTTGCTACCCTGATTTACACTTCCGGAACCACCGGAAAACCAAAAGGCGTAATGTTGTCGCACAATAATATCTTTTCCAATGTACTCGGCGCAGCAGAAATTACCCCTTGTAAAGCTTATGACCGCGGACTGACCTTCCTCCCTCCTTGTCACGCCTACGAGCGTATGGTTTTATATACCTATATGTATCTTGGCTTTACGATCTATATCGCAGAATCTTTTGACAAGATTGGTGATAATCTGAAGGAAGTAAAACCTCATATCATGACCGTTGTCCCACGTATTCTTGAAAAAGTCTATGAGAAAATTATGAAAACAGGTCATGATCTCACTGGTTTCAAACGCAAAGTATTTGATTGGGCTGTTTCAGTTGCAGAAGAATATGATCCAAATCCTGAGAAAAGAAGTCTATCCTATAATCTCAAACTAAAGCTAGCCAAGAAACTTGTCCTTAACAAATGGTATGAAGCATTGGGAGGCGAATTACTTACCGTTGCCTCTGGATCAGCTTCTCTTCATGGTAAACTAACACGCGCTTTCTTAGCCGCAGGAATTCCACTATATGAGGGTTACGGCATGACCGAAGCCTCTCCACTCATTTCGGTCAATCACTACATCAAAGGAATACGTATTGGCACTGTTGGACTTCCCGTGCGTTTTGTCGAAATAAAACTAGCTGAAGACGGCGAAATATTAGTAAAAGGCCCTAATGTCATGATGGGATACTATAAGAACAAGGCCGAAACGGATAAAACGATCATTGATGGATGGCTGCATACCGGAGATATTGGAAAGTGGGAAGACGAGAAATTCTTGAAAATCATTGACCGAAAAAAAGAAATGTTTAAAATTTCAGGTGGAAAATATGTCATTCCTCAGCCAATAGAAACCAAGCTTGTTGAATCTAAATTTATTGAACAGGCAATGGTAATCGGTGACGGGATGAAGTTTGCGTCTGCCTTTATTGTACCAAACTATGCCCATTTATTGGATTGGGCCAGAACAGATGCTCCTGAACTTGCAAGCATGACAAAAGATGATTTTCTGACTGACCCTGCCATTGTAAAAAAAGTCAATCAGGAGGTACGTCGTGCAAACCAACACTTTGGTAACTGGGAGCAGATTAAGAAACCAATTATTTTAACCGATGAATTTACTATTGAAAATGGAGAGTTAACACCAACCTTAAAAATGAAACGGAAGGTCATTCTCGAACATCATCAAGAGGCGTTCAATAACCTCTATCAGATGGAAATAGACGAGTAGGCAGCAAACGACACATTGAAATAGCACAAAGCATCTTAGGAGTAAAAAACAGCTTATCAAAGAATAGAAGCAAATAAAAAAGCCTAATCTTCCGTAAGATTGAGGCTTTTTATTTGAAAAAGATAAATTATTATTAATCCCAACGATAATCATTATAAAAGTCTTCGGGATGCCTACTAATCGGCACCTCTTTGACTACACGAATATTAGCTGCTCCCAGATTGACATTCAGCATAAACGATGGTACATTTGTTGAAAAATTCCAACGACCATTCCGCATATAGACATACCCCCCTCTATATGGATCGTAAAATGTTTTATAGTCCCTAAAGTATACATGATGCCTGCTATCGTAACGATGTGCACTTGCCCAGGATGGTGCTCCATGACGGTATCCTTTTCGGTATGACTTAGCGACTTCTTTATGATATTTACGGTCTTCTTTTTCGCGTTTTTCTAAATATTTTCTATAATCCTTATCCCTTTTCTCTTCATATTTTCTGCGCTCTTTGTCCTGTTTCCATTCCCGCTCGTGTCCCCTATGCTGAGCAGAAGACTGTTGTGGAGCCATTAATACAAGTCCTCCTATTGCCAACGCGAAGTATATCATCTTTCTCATAACAGTATAATTTAAATTTAGAAATCAACTATTTCCAGCTCGTGTTTTAAACTCGTTTTTCACAAGCGTTTCTATAGGTATGACTTTAATGTTTGAACAAAGGTTTAACCGATCACATTGAATTTAATTTGTAGCGCAATATAGAATCCATTAGTTCAATTTAATGTATCTTTGCACCATGTCAAATACGGGATATATCACTGAAGATACCATTGTTGCATTAGCGACATCTTCGGGAACAAATGGAGCCATTGCCGTCATACGCGTTTCGGGTCAGCATGCTATAAAAATTACGAACGAAATTTTTAAAGGAAAGAATCTTCTTCAACAGGCGTCTCATACGATTCACTTTGGAACCATACGCGATGGTGAAGAAATTATAGATGAAGTGCTTGTTTCTCTATTTGTAGCCCCGAACTCCTATACCAGAGAAAACTCCGTGGAAATATCAACACATAACTCCAAATACATTATCGAAAGAGTTGTTAGCTTACTGATTAAAAAAGGGGCCCGTGCTGCCCGTCCGGGAGAATTTACCCTACGTGCATTTCTCAATGGTGGCATGGATTTATCACAAGCAGAAGCAGTTGCCGATTTAATTGCATCCAATTCTGCAGCTTCGCATCAAGTGGCGATGCAACAAATGCGGGGCGGTTTCTCCAATCAGCTTAAATCCCTTCG
The genomic region above belongs to Sphingobacterium zeae and contains:
- a CDS encoding proline dehydrogenase family protein, encoding MIENSEPKTLSFDNTEIAFKSKSDKDLERAYWLFKIIANNFLTKVGPSMTNFALNIGLPIQGIIRKTIFKHFCGGETIEGCENAINELGENGVGTILDYSVEGEETESAFDACCNEVLRTVVAASKNKYIPFSVFKPTGLGRFELFEKVNAKEALTESEQAEYQRMLDRTDRICKACHAAGVKVLVDAEHSWIQDAIDDIAREMMEKYNMEKPIVYNTYQLYRSDKLASLKADFEYAKVRGFHMGAKIVRGAYMEIERARAAQKGYSDPIQPNKEASDRDYNEAIEFILDHLDNFGLMAGTHNEDSSMLLAKEIDRRGIDRSIDRIYFAQLLGMSDNLSFNLAAHGYNVAKYMPYGPVKAVMPYLFRRAQENTSVAGATGRELGLLIKEKQRRKASR
- a CDS encoding AMP-dependent synthetase/ligase; this translates as MEEKLRLFDLARQQMGKYPNLDMFAHKVDGKWNYIKTADFLEQVDNLSKGLIELGVKPSEKVGLIAGSSIEWHLIDFAIQQIGAVVVAIYPNITDTDYQYIFNDAEIRVCIVSNKSLYDRLMNLTDSIYTLNYIFCIADQEDTRSWKELNDIGSDSSLEKLAALRDQVKPENLATLIYTSGTTGKPKGVMLSHNNIFSNVLGAAEITPCKAYDRGLTFLPPCHAYERMVLYTYMYLGFTIYIAESFDKIGDNLKEVKPHIMTVVPRILEKVYEKIMKTGHDLTGFKRKVFDWAVSVAEEYDPNPEKRSLSYNLKLKLAKKLVLNKWYEALGGELLTVASGSASLHGKLTRAFLAAGIPLYEGYGMTEASPLISVNHYIKGIRIGTVGLPVRFVEIKLAEDGEILVKGPNVMMGYYKNKAETDKTIIDGWLHTGDIGKWEDEKFLKIIDRKKEMFKISGGKYVIPQPIETKLVESKFIEQAMVIGDGMKFASAFIVPNYAHLLDWARTDAPELASMTKDDFLTDPAIVKKVNQEVRRANQHFGNWEQIKKPIILTDEFTIENGELTPTLKMKRKVILEHHQEAFNNLYQMEIDE